From the Gammaproteobacteria bacterium genome, one window contains:
- a CDS encoding hypothetical protein (Evidence 5 : Unknown function), protein MRLRCPAELGRGFPIRSIKQNRLDIRHYRKPKTSPPDPLSLTGEREIFCLFRRGVKHNNGIILPLSC, encoded by the coding sequence ATGAGGTTGCGTTGTCCGGCAGAGCTAGGTAGGGGGTTTCCGATAAGGTCTATTAAACAGAATAGGTTAGATATTAGACATTATCGGAAACCCAAAACCTCACCCCCCGACCCTCTCTCCTTAACAGGAGAGAGGGAGATTTTTTGCCTGTTCCGTCGAGGAGTTAAGCATAACAACGGAAT